From the genome of Phytohabitans rumicis, one region includes:
- the dhaL gene encoding dihydroxyacetone kinase subunit DhaL produces the protein MLVKTGSTLISKVGGAAGPLYGTAFRAIGKALPPDSTVDVASLGQALRAGLAAVQKLGAAVPGDKTIVDAYGPAVAAFEKANDEGLGAAARAAAEAAAEGMRATTALQARKGRASYLGPRSVGHQDPGATSTWLIFQALADITT, from the coding sequence GTGCTCGTCAAGACCGGCTCGACGCTCATCTCCAAGGTGGGCGGCGCGGCCGGACCGCTGTACGGCACGGCGTTCCGGGCGATCGGCAAGGCACTGCCGCCAGACTCCACAGTGGACGTCGCCAGCCTCGGCCAGGCACTGCGCGCCGGCCTCGCGGCGGTCCAGAAGCTGGGCGCCGCGGTGCCCGGCGACAAGACCATCGTCGACGCGTACGGCCCGGCCGTGGCCGCGTTCGAGAAGGCGAACGACGAAGGGCTGGGCGCGGCGGCGCGGGCCGCGGCGGAGGCGGCCGCCGAGGGCATGCGGGCCACCACCGCCCTGCAGGCGCGCAAGGGCCGGGCGTCGTACCTCGGCCCACGCAGCGTCGGCCACCAGGATCCGGGCGCGACGTCGACGTGGCTCATCTTCCAGGCACTGGCGGATATCACGACATGA
- a CDS encoding putative PEP-binding protein, whose translation MRYEGVAGSPGVGLGRIRRVDPVAGTAPSTVDAHAVEAAFDAVAALLRKRADELRAGGHTEPADIMDTTALIADDPDLRSAAVSEVRAGVPADRAVTAAAARYAGVLAALPDPTLAGRAADVRQVGRRVVAALTGDTGSTVEGPVVLVGHELGADDLLDAADGLAGAVSTLGGPNAHVGIVARALGVPLVFGIEPAAAGGALAIVDGAVLVVDPTADEQRAARAAMRAAAGRRADLAAGRTLPAVTRDGHAVTLLANVATPGEAAAAVAGGAAGAGLVRTELPFLAATDWPDEAAHAAALRPVLAPLAGRVATVRALDFAPDKLPPFLIGRSVTPPPDALAAQFRAIVAAGAGTELRVMLPMVASAAQLRAARPLLAAPVPLGAMVELAAAVEDIDALAAAADFLSIGTNDLTAALLGLDRQDPRLTPARAADPVVLRAIAAVVRAGDRHGRPVSVCGDAAADASVIPLLLGVGCTTLSVTPSALDAVRALVRSLDLAECRARAAVLLA comes from the coding sequence ATGAGGTACGAGGGCGTCGCCGGCTCACCCGGCGTGGGTCTGGGCCGGATCCGGCGGGTCGACCCGGTCGCCGGGACGGCGCCCTCCACCGTGGACGCGCACGCGGTCGAGGCGGCCTTCGACGCGGTGGCCGCCCTGCTGCGCAAGCGCGCCGACGAACTGCGCGCCGGCGGCCACACCGAGCCGGCGGACATCATGGACACCACCGCCCTCATCGCCGACGACCCCGACCTGCGGAGCGCGGCCGTCAGCGAGGTACGCGCCGGCGTGCCCGCCGACCGGGCCGTGACCGCCGCGGCCGCCCGGTACGCCGGCGTGCTGGCCGCCCTGCCCGACCCGACCCTCGCCGGGCGGGCGGCCGACGTACGGCAGGTGGGGCGGCGGGTGGTGGCCGCGCTGACCGGCGACACAGGATCCACTGTGGAGGGCCCGGTGGTGCTGGTCGGGCACGAGCTGGGCGCCGACGACCTGCTCGACGCCGCGGACGGGCTGGCCGGGGCGGTGTCCACACTGGGCGGACCCAACGCGCACGTCGGCATCGTGGCCCGCGCGCTGGGCGTACCACTGGTGTTTGGGATAGAGCCGGCGGCCGCCGGCGGCGCTCTCGCCATCGTCGACGGGGCGGTCCTGGTCGTCGACCCGACGGCGGACGAGCAGCGGGCCGCGCGGGCGGCGATGCGGGCCGCCGCCGGGCGGCGGGCCGACCTGGCGGCCGGGCGGACCCTGCCCGCCGTCACCCGCGACGGCCACGCGGTCACGCTGCTGGCCAACGTCGCCACCCCCGGCGAGGCGGCCGCCGCGGTGGCCGGCGGCGCGGCCGGGGCCGGGCTGGTCCGCACCGAGCTGCCGTTCCTGGCTGCGACGGACTGGCCGGACGAGGCGGCGCACGCGGCCGCGCTGCGCCCCGTGCTCGCCCCGCTGGCCGGCCGGGTCGCCACCGTCCGCGCGCTCGACTTCGCGCCGGACAAGCTTCCGCCGTTCCTCATCGGACGGTCGGTGACGCCGCCGCCGGACGCGCTGGCCGCTCAGTTCCGGGCGATCGTGGCGGCCGGCGCCGGCACCGAACTGCGGGTGATGCTGCCGATGGTCGCCTCGGCCGCCCAGCTGCGCGCGGCCCGTCCCCTGCTGGCCGCCCCGGTGCCGCTCGGCGCGATGGTCGAGCTGGCGGCGGCGGTCGAGGACATCGACGCGCTCGCCGCGGCGGCCGACTTCCTCTCCATCGGCACGAACGACCTGACCGCCGCCCTGCTCGGCCTGGACCGCCAGGACCCGCGACTGACCCCGGCACGCGCCGCCGATCCGGTGGTGCTGCGCGCGATCGCCGCCGTGGTACGCGCCGGCGACCGCCACGGCCGGCCGGTATCGGTGTGCGGCGACGCGGCCGCCGACGCCTCCGTGATCCCGCTCCTGCTCGGCGTGGGGTGCACGACCCTGTCGGTCACACCGTCCGCTTTGGACGCCGTACGCGCGCTGGTGCGCTCCCTCGACCTGGCGGAGTGCCGCGCACGGGCCGCCGTCCTGCTGGCATAG
- a CDS encoding amidase, translating to MNPLARRTFLAHSTALAAGAVLAPTAALAGPPSFSDDAYTKPRPEALADPTELTLAEAAWMIRNRKLSPTELVEAYLARIAAYESTYQAFNTVLADEARAAAKAAGRRTGRGPLHGIPLAIKDNYYTAGVRTTANSFLFQDFVPPYDATAVARLKAGGAIVLGKTQMGPLATTRATTPAGVITTVNAWTPTVPGTDPGGSSTGTATSVAGRMAASGTGTQTGGSITAPSNAQNLTGLKPTMGRVSLHGIIPLSYTRDHPGPLARDAKDAAIMLAAMAGEDPSDPRTQGLPAVPDLVRAATPVRAGGKVRARWNTRVGVLPGYADGTSATAEARRAFLATVDAIPGVSLVDVPVPDEWDLLTGGAFNNVRLPERSEPFMPYLRTDLRGFGVSVTGWLQGALLGANEFLTGQRAKLLLIERVLDQVFAKCDVVVQTGPVPFDILGLPEIGFPIGFTATGVPIGAILGGQPYAEDRLLSVVAAYQAVSDWHWRRPPNPPAATALRAAGVAPDRGRLTAEEVVEQMQ from the coding sequence GTGAACCCTCTTGCCCGCCGCACGTTCCTCGCCCACAGCACGGCGCTGGCCGCCGGTGCCGTGCTCGCCCCGACCGCCGCGCTGGCGGGGCCACCGTCCTTTTCGGACGATGCCTACACGAAGCCGCGCCCCGAGGCCCTCGCCGACCCGACCGAGCTGACCCTCGCCGAAGCCGCCTGGATGATCCGCAACCGCAAGCTCTCGCCGACCGAGTTGGTGGAGGCGTACCTGGCGCGGATCGCCGCGTACGAGTCCACGTATCAGGCGTTCAACACGGTGCTCGCCGACGAGGCGCGGGCCGCCGCCAAGGCCGCCGGACGCCGGACCGGCCGCGGGCCGCTGCACGGCATCCCGCTGGCCATCAAGGACAACTACTACACCGCCGGCGTGCGGACGACCGCGAACTCCTTTCTCTTCCAGGACTTCGTGCCGCCGTACGACGCCACGGCCGTGGCGCGGCTCAAGGCGGGCGGCGCGATCGTGCTCGGCAAGACGCAGATGGGTCCGCTGGCGACCACCCGCGCCACCACGCCGGCCGGCGTCATCACCACGGTCAACGCGTGGACGCCGACCGTGCCCGGCACCGACCCGGGTGGCTCGTCGACCGGCACCGCCACGTCGGTGGCCGGCCGGATGGCGGCGTCCGGCACGGGGACCCAGACCGGCGGCTCGATCACCGCGCCGTCCAACGCGCAGAACCTGACCGGGCTCAAGCCCACCATGGGCCGGGTGTCCCTGCACGGCATCATCCCGCTCAGCTACACCCGCGACCACCCCGGCCCACTCGCCCGGGACGCCAAGGACGCGGCCATCATGCTGGCCGCGATGGCGGGGGAGGACCCGAGCGACCCGCGTACGCAGGGCCTGCCCGCCGTGCCCGACCTGGTGCGCGCGGCCACGCCGGTCCGCGCCGGTGGCAAGGTCCGCGCGCGCTGGAACACGCGCGTCGGCGTGCTTCCCGGGTACGCCGACGGCACATCCGCAACGGCTGAGGCGCGCCGGGCGTTTCTGGCCACTGTGGACGCCATCCCGGGTGTGTCGCTTGTGGACGTGCCGGTGCCGGACGAGTGGGACCTGCTGACCGGCGGGGCGTTCAACAACGTGCGGCTGCCCGAGCGCAGCGAGCCGTTCATGCCGTACCTGCGTACGGATCTGCGGGGCTTCGGCGTCTCGGTGACCGGGTGGCTGCAGGGCGCGCTGCTGGGCGCGAACGAGTTCCTCACCGGGCAGCGCGCCAAGCTGCTGCTCATCGAGCGGGTGCTGGACCAGGTCTTCGCGAAGTGCGACGTGGTCGTGCAGACCGGGCCGGTGCCGTTCGACATCCTGGGCCTTCCGGAAATCGGCTTCCCGATCGGGTTCACCGCGACGGGCGTGCCGATCGGCGCGATCCTGGGCGGCCAGCCGTACGCCGAGGACCGCCTGCTGTCGGTGGTCGCCGCGTACCAGGCCGTCTCCGACTGGCACTGGCGCCGGCCGCCGAACCCGCCGGCGGCGACGGCACTGCGGGCGGCGGGCGTGGCACCGGACCGGGGCCGGCTCACCGCCGAGGAGGTCGTCGAGCAGATGCAGTGA
- a CDS encoding glutamate synthase subunit beta, whose protein sequence is MADAQGFLRYGRRLPSRRPVPVRIQDWREVYPQAEDGLIREQATRCMDCGIPFCHDGCPLGNRIPDWNDLVRTGNWAAAIESLHATNNFPEFTGRLCPAPCEAACVLGIAGGEPVTIKQVEVEIINRAFDLGHVTPQAVPPPSGKSVAVVGSGPAGLAAAQQLARAGHEVTVYERDDAIGGLMRYGIPDFKLEKGHIDRRLDQMAAEGVRFRTSVNVGVDVTAESLRASHDAVLLACGALASRDTPATPGRQLRGVHLAMDHLVPANRMVAGLQDSTPIDAAGKHVVIIGGGDTAADCLGVAHRQGAAGIHQLDLYPQPPDARDEERDPWPTWPWILRNYAAHEEGGGRVFAVAVREFVDDGEGNVRAVRIAEVSVEKRDGQRILTYVPGSERELPADLVLLAIGFDGTEEQPLLEQLGVARNRRGAIDSRSDWQTSTDGVFVAGDMHRGASLIVWAIAEGRAAAAAIHSYVGGAGVLPAPVTPAAVALSA, encoded by the coding sequence GTGGCTGATGCTCAGGGCTTTCTTCGGTACGGGCGCCGGCTGCCGAGCCGGCGCCCGGTGCCGGTGCGCATCCAGGACTGGCGCGAGGTGTACCCGCAGGCCGAGGACGGGCTGATCCGCGAGCAGGCCACCCGGTGCATGGACTGCGGCATCCCGTTCTGCCACGACGGCTGCCCGCTGGGCAACCGCATCCCGGACTGGAACGACCTGGTCCGCACCGGCAACTGGGCCGCGGCCATCGAGTCGCTGCACGCCACCAACAACTTCCCGGAGTTCACCGGGCGGCTGTGCCCGGCGCCGTGCGAGGCGGCCTGCGTGCTGGGCATCGCCGGCGGTGAGCCGGTCACCATCAAGCAGGTCGAGGTCGAGATCATCAACCGGGCCTTCGACCTCGGTCACGTCACCCCGCAGGCGGTGCCGCCGCCGTCCGGCAAGAGCGTCGCCGTCGTCGGCTCCGGGCCCGCCGGGCTCGCCGCCGCGCAGCAGCTCGCCCGCGCCGGCCACGAGGTCACCGTGTACGAGCGGGACGACGCCATCGGCGGCCTCATGCGGTACGGCATCCCCGACTTCAAGCTGGAGAAGGGGCACATCGACCGGCGGCTGGACCAGATGGCGGCCGAGGGCGTGCGCTTCCGTACGTCGGTGAACGTGGGCGTGGACGTGACGGCGGAATCGCTGCGCGCTTCGCATGACGCGGTCCTGCTGGCCTGCGGCGCGCTCGCCAGCCGGGACACCCCGGCCACCCCGGGGCGGCAGCTTCGCGGCGTACACCTGGCGATGGACCACCTGGTGCCGGCCAACCGGATGGTCGCCGGCTTGCAGGACTCGACTCCCATCGACGCGGCGGGCAAGCACGTGGTCATCATCGGCGGCGGCGACACGGCGGCGGACTGCCTCGGCGTCGCTCACCGCCAGGGCGCGGCCGGCATCCACCAGCTCGACCTGTACCCGCAGCCGCCGGACGCCCGCGACGAGGAGCGCGACCCGTGGCCGACGTGGCCGTGGATCCTGCGTAACTACGCGGCCCACGAGGAGGGCGGCGGCCGGGTGTTCGCGGTCGCGGTGCGCGAGTTCGTCGACGACGGCGAGGGCAACGTCCGCGCCGTACGCATCGCCGAGGTCAGCGTCGAGAAGCGGGACGGCCAGCGGATCCTCACCTACGTGCCGGGCTCGGAGCGGGAGCTGCCCGCCGACCTGGTGCTGCTGGCGATCGGGTTCGACGGCACCGAGGAGCAGCCGCTGCTGGAGCAGTTGGGCGTGGCGCGCAACCGGCGCGGCGCGATCGACTCGCGCTCCGACTGGCAGACGTCGACCGACGGCGTGTTCGTGGCCGGCGACATGCACCGCGGCGCCTCGCTCATCGTGTGGGCCATCGCCGAGGGCCGCGCCGCCGCCGCCGCGATCCACTCGTACGTGGGCGGCGCGGGCGTCCTCCCCGCCCCGGTAACTCCCGCCGCGGTAGCCCTCTCCGCGTAG